A DNA window from Canis lupus dingo isolate Sandy chromosome 2, ASM325472v2, whole genome shotgun sequence contains the following coding sequences:
- the IL22RA1 gene encoding interleukin-22 receptor subunit alpha-1, translating to MRTLLTILAVGSLAAHIAEDTSDLLQYVKFQSSNFENILTWDSGLESAPDVVYSVEYKTYGKKEWLAKEGCQRITRKSCNLTTETGNHTEHYYARVTAVSAGGRSATKMTDRFSSMQQTTIKPPDVTCIPKVRSIQMIVHPTSTPIHAEDGHLLTLEDIFQDLFYRLELQVNHTYQMHLGGKQRDYEFIGLSPDTEFLGTITISVPNFFKESAPYVCRVKTLPDRTWTYSFSGAFLFSMGFLVAGLCYLSYRYVTKLPRPPNSLNVQRVLTFQPLRFIQEHVLIPVLDLSSSGSLAQPVQYSQVKVSGPRERPGASPLHSLSEMAYLGQPDISILRPRVPPRQTLSPLSYASQAASEVRPPSYAPQVTHETKLPFYTEQAMSEVQPASYTPQTTPDSWPSSYGTCVEGFGKDSPPVTLSRSKHLRTKGQLQKEAQAGNYIPDGLSLQGVTSLDREAPQEANFFHQHLGVHTDRVPDPSVRHKGTPSYLKGQLPLLSSVQLEGCPISLPLHTPSLPCSPIDQEPSPWGLLESLVCPKDEGLMSEMEAQSPASQTSDLEQPTELDSLFRGLALTVQWEA from the exons CTCACATTGCTGAGGACACCTCGGATCTTCTTCAGTACGTAAAATTCCAGTCCAGCAACTTCGAAAACATCCTGACGTGGGACAGTGGCCTGGAGAGCGCCCCAGACGTGGTCTACAGTGTTGAGTATAAAAC GTACGGAAAGAAAGAGTGGCTGGCAAAGGAGGGCTGCCAGAGGATCACCCGGAAATCCTGCAACCTGACCACCGAGACGGGCAACCACACGGAGCACTACTACGCCCGGGTAACTGCCGTCAGCGCGGGAGGCCGCTCAGCCACCAAGATGACCGACCGGTTCAGCTCGATGCAACAAA CTACCATCAAACCACCCGATGTGACCTGTATTCCCAAGGTGAGATCCATCCAGATGATTGTCCATCCCACCTCCACACCTATCCACGCAGAGGATGGCCACCTGCTAACCCTGGAGGACATCTTCCAGGACCTATTCTACCGCTTAGAGCTCCAGGTCAACCACACCTACCAAATG CACCttggagggaagcagagagactACGAGTTCATTGGCCTGAGCCCTGACACAGAGTTCCTTGGGACCATCACCATTTCTGTTCCAAACTTTTTCAAAGAGAGCGCCCCCTACGTGTGCCGAGTGAAGACACTGCCAG ATCGGACATGGACATACTCCTTCTCTGGTGCCTTCCTGTTCTCCATGGGCTTCCTCGTCGCGGGGCTCTGCTACCTAAGCTACAGATATGTCACCAAGTTGCCTCGGCCTCCCAACTCCCTG AACGTCCAGCGAGTACTGACCTTCCAGCCTCTGCGGTTCATTCAGGAGCACGTACTGATCCCTGTCTTGGACCTGAGCAGCTCCGGCAGTCTGGCCCAGCCTGTCCAGTATTCCCAAGTCAAGGTCTCCGGGCCCAGGGAGCGCCCAGGAGCCTCCCCACTGCACAGCCTGTCTGAGATGGCCTATCTCGGGCAGCCAGACATCTCCATCCTCCGGCCCAGAGTGCCGCCTCGCCAGACGCTCTCCCCACTGTCCTATGCATCCCAGGCTGCCTCTGAGGTCAGGCCCCCCTCCTATGCACCTCAAGTAACCCACGAAACTAAGCTTCCATTCTACACTGAGCAAGCCATGTCTGAGGTCCAGCCTGCTTCCTACACCCCTCAGACCACTCCAGACAGCTGGCCTTCTTCCTATGGGACGTGCGTGGAAGGCTTTGGCAAAGACTCCCCACCTGTGACTCTTTCTAGGTCCAAACACCTCAGGACTAAAGGTCAGCTCCAGAAAGAGGCACAAGCTGGGAACTATATCCCAGATGGCCTTTCTCTGCAAGGGGTGACCTCCTTGGATAGGGAGGCCCCCCAAGAAGCAAATTTCTTCCACCAGCATCTGGGAGTTCACACGGACAGAGTACCTGACCCCAGTGTGCGACACAAAGGGACACCATCGTACCTAAAGGGCcagcttcccctcctctcctctgtccaGCTCGAGGGCTGCCCGATATCCCTCCCTTTACACACTCCTTCCCTCCCATGTTCCCCCATAGACCAGGAACCAAGTCCCTGGGGCCTGCTGGAGTCTCTCGTGTGTCCCAAGGATGAGGGTCTCATGTCTGAGATGGAGGCCCAGAGCCCAGCCTCTCAGACCTCAGACCTGGAGCAGCCCACAGAACTGGACTCTCTCTTCAGAGGCCTGGCCCTGACGGTGCAGTGGGAGGCCTGA